The Sphaeramia orbicularis chromosome 16, fSphaOr1.1, whole genome shotgun sequence genome window below encodes:
- the LOC115435843 gene encoding zinc finger protein 208-like, translating into MEGKLTCYQCGKTYTHIHQFKTHQCIHSEETPYKCDPCGKTFTHASSLRTHRCIHNRERPYACEQCGKAFIRKEVLKVHLRIHSGQRPHVCDQCGKTFIQASTLSKHLRIHTGERPYECDQCGKTFTRKDNLRKHMGVHGGERLYECEQCGKTFTHMCKFKTHLRIHSVERSYSCEECGKAFTTSSYLKKHLRIHSGQRPYHCDQCGKTFTQAFTLRTHLRIHSRDRPYSCEECGKAFTTSSYFKKHLRIHSGQRPYHCEHCGKTFTHVSTLKVHLRIHSGEKPYHCGKCGKTFTRMSSLKAHLYIHSGQRPYHCKQHGKIFTHLGERPHACDQCGKTFYHMSSLKRHIRIHSGQRPYNCEQCGKNFTQMCHLKSHLRIHGGERPYDCEQCGKTFTQMSGRKKHLRIHSGERPYDCEQCGKTFTCMSDLNRHIRVHSEQKPYYCVQCGKTFAHSNCLKRHLPCHSGERPYHCEQCGKTFTRMCHLKSHLRIHSGERPYHCDQCGKIFTEMCNLKAHLRIHRGETHRNSLCVTNVKKDSCHTLLSPTINTDVNHRLGQTVPQHQMTTRNAVPEPAAPTSSDKNINRTESEKGTRTMEIQTGCPGPAGPDPVKPKSCTRRRFHLIPANMEGKLTCYQCGKTYTHMHQFKTHQCIHSEETPYKCDPCGKTFTHASSLRTHRCIHNRERPYACEQCGKAFIKKEVLKIHLRIHSGQRPHGCNKCGKTFIQASTLSKHLRIHTGERPYECDQCGKTFTRKDTLKTHMSVHGGEGLYECEQCGKTFTYMSKLKTHLRIHSGERPYDCDQCGKTFTQASNLKIHLRIHSRERPYSCEECGKAFTTSSYFKKHLRIHSGQRPYHCEHCGKTFTHMSDLKIHLRIHRGERPYYCETCGKTFTHVSTLKVHLRIHSGEKPYTCGKCGKTFTYMSSLKAHLCIDSGQRPYDCKQYGKIFTHLEERPHDCDQCGKTFYQMSSLKRHIRIHSGERPYHCEQCGKTFTQMCHLKSHLSIHSGKRPYDCEQCGKTFTQMSSLKKHLRIHSRQRPYHCEQCGKTFTRMSSLNIHIRVHNGQKPYYCVQCGKTFAHSSCLKTHLRFHSGERPYHCDQCGKTFSEMSNLKRHLRIHRGETHRNNLNVTNVSKDSCHTLLSPTINTDVNHRLDQTVPQHQMTTRNAVSEPAAPTSSAKNIKLKNLQIWLHRVQM; encoded by the exons ccacatgtctgtgaccagtgtgggaagactttcatccAAGCGTCTACTCTTAGtaaacacctacgcatccacactggagaaagaccatatgagtgtgaccagtgtgggaagactttcacccgaaAGGATAACCTCAGGAAACATATGGGCGTCCATGGCGGAGAAAGACTATATGAGTGtgagcagtgtgggaagactttcacccataTGTGTAAATttaagacacacctacgcatccacagtgtaGAAAGATCATATTCATGTGAggagtgtggaaaggctttcaccaCTAGTAGTTACTTGAAGAAACACCTACGTATCCACAGTGGACAAAGACCATatcactgtgaccagtgtgggaagactttcacccaagcGTTTACCCTTAGGACACACCTGCGCATCCACAGTAGAGACAGACCATATTCATGTGAggagtgtggaaaggctttcaccaCCAGTAGTTACTTTAAGAAACACCTACGTATCCACAGTGGACAAAGACCATATCACTGTGAAcattgtgggaagactttcacccacgtGTCTACCCTTAAGGTACACCTGCGCATCCAtagtggagaaaaaccatatcACTGTGGaaagtgtgggaagactttcacccgcATGTCTAGCCTTAAGGCACACCTATATATCCACAGTGGACAAAGACCATATCACTGTAAACAGCATGGGAAAATTTTCACCCATTTAGGAGAAAGACCACatgcctgtgaccagtgtggaaaaacTTTCTACCACATGAGTAGTCTTAAGAGACAcatacgcatccacagtggacaaagaccatataactgtgaacagtgtgggaaaaaTTTCACCCAGATGTGCCACCTTAAgtcacacctacgcatccacggtggagaaagaccatatgactgtgaacagtgtgggaaaactttcacccAGATGAGTGGGCGTAAgaaacacctacgcatccacagtggagaaagaccatatgactgtgaacagtgtgggaaaactttcaccTGCATGAGCGATCTTAACAGACATATACGTGTCCACAGTGAACAAAAACCATATTACTGTGTACAGTGTGGGAAAACATTTGCCCACAGTAATTGCCTTAAGAGACACCTACCCTGCCATAGTGGAGAGAGACCATATCattgtgaacagtgtgggaaaactttcacccGGATGTGCCACCTTAAgtcacacctacgcatccacagtggagaaagaccatatcactgtgaccagtgtgggaaaatTTTCACCGAGATGTGTAACCTTAaggcacacctacgcatccacagaggagaaacACACCGAAACAGTTTGTGTGTTACCAATGTGAAAAAAGATTCTTGCCACACTCTTCTCTCTCCAACCATCAACACAGACGTGAATCATCGTTTGGGCCAAACAGTACCTCAGCATCAAATGACAACAAGAAATGCAGTGCCTGAACCAGCAGCACCAACTtcttctgacaagaacatcaaCAGAACA gaaagcgaaaaagggaccaggaccatggagatCCAGACTGGCTGTccaggaccagctggaccagaccctg tgaaacctaaaagttgtaCCAGGCGAAGATtccacctgattccagcaaataTGGAAGGAAAACTCACTTgttaccagtgtgggaagacttacaCCCACATGCATCAGTTTAAGACACACCAATGCATCCACAGTGAAGAAACACCATATAAGTGTGACccgtgtgggaagactttcacccacgcGTCTTCCCTTAGGACACACCGGTGCATCCACAACAGAGAAAGACCATATGCATGTGAgcagtgtggaaaggctttcatcAAAAAGGAGGTGCTTAAAAtccacctacgcatccacagtggacaaaGACCACATGGCTGTAAcaagtgtgggaagactttcatccAAGCGTCTACCCTTAGtaaacacctacgcatccacactggagaaagaccatatgagtgtgaccagtgtgggaagactttcactcgAAAGGATACCCTTAAGACACATATGAGCGTCCATGGCGGGGAAGGACTGTATGAGTGtgagcagtgtgggaagactttcacctaTATGAGTAAActtaagacacacctacgcatccacagtggagaaagaccatacgactgtgaccagtgtgggaagactttcacccaagcGTCAAACCTTAAGATACACCTTCGCATCCACAGCAGAGAAAGACCATATTCATGTGAggagtgtggaaaggctttcaccaCAAGTAGTTACTTTAAgaaacacctacgcatccacagtggacaaagaccatatcactgtgaacattgtgggaagactttcacccataTGAGTGATCTTAAGATACATCTACGTATCCAccgtggagaaagaccatattactgtgaaacttgtgggaagactttcacccatgTGTCTACCCTTAAGGTACACCtgcgcatccacagtggagaaaaaccatatactTGTGGaaagtgtgggaagactttcacctacATGTCTAGCCTGAAGGCACACCTATGCATCGACAGTGGACAACGACCATATGACTGTAAACAGTATGGGAAGATTTTCACCCATTTAGAAGAAAGACCacatgactgtgaccagtgtgggaaaactttctATCAGATGAGTAGCCTTAAGAGACAcatacgcatccacagtggagaaagaccatatcactgtgaacagtgtgggaaaactttcacccAGATGTGTCACCTTAAGTCACACCTAAGCATCCACAGTGgaaaaagaccatatgactgtgaacagtgtgggaaaactttcacccAGATGAGTAGTCTTAAgaaacacctacgcatccacagtagACAACGACCATAtcactgtgaacagtgtgggaaaactttcacccGCATGAGCAGTCTTAACATACATATACGTGTCCACAATGGACAAAAACCATATTATTGTGTACAGTGTGGGAAGACATTCGCCCACAGTAGTTGccttaagacacacctacgcTTCCACAGTGGAGAACGACCATatcactgtgaccagtgtgggaaaactttctCCGAGATGAGTAACCTTAAGAGACACCTACGTATCCACAGAGGAGAAACACACCGAAACAATTTGAATGTTACCAATGTGAGCAAAGATTCTTGCCACACTCTGCTCTCTCCAACCATCAACACAGATGTGAATCATCGTTTGGACCAGACagtacctcagcatcagatgacaaCAAGAAATGCAGTGTCTGAACCAGCAGCACCGACTTCTTCTGCCAAGAACATCaaacttaaaaacctccagatctgGCTCCATAGAGTCCAGATGTAA